Proteins encoded within one genomic window of Panicum virgatum strain AP13 chromosome 1N, P.virgatum_v5, whole genome shotgun sequence:
- the LOC120656570 gene encoding putative ripening-related protein 2, which yields MTSTASLLVLALAGILLVTFPSLCAGTIAAHHLFAKCRPSGSLEGPSTGHICGECCKPGHVYPKYQCSPPVTRNTRAVMTLNNFEEGGDGGGPSECDNKYHLNTEHVVALSTGWYAKGKRCGKNIRISAKGRSVLAKVVDECDSLHGCDKPHAFQPPCEPNIVDASQSVWDALDITGDDVGDYPITWSDA from the coding sequence ATGACTTCAACAGCCAGCCTCCTCGTGCTTGCTCTGGCAGGCATCCTGCTCGTCACCTTCCCAAGcctctgcgccggcaccatcgcaGCTCATCACCTCTTTGCCAAGTGCCGCCCGAGCGGCTCGTTGGAGGGGCCGAGCACGGGCCACATCTGCGGGGAGTGCTGCAAGCCCGGGCACGTCTACCCGAAGTACCAGTGCTCGCCACCGGTCACCAGAAACACCAGGGCCGTCATGACGCTCAACAACTTTGAGGAGGGTGGTGATGGCGGTGGCCCGTCGGAGTGCGATAACAAGTACCACCTGAACACAGAGCACGTGGTGGCGCTCTCCACGGGGTGGTATGCCAAGGGCAAGCGTTGCGGCAAGAACATACGGATCAGCGCCAAGGGTAGGTCCGTGCTCGCCAAGGTAGTGGACGAGTGTGACAGCCTGCACGGCTGCGACAAGCCACATGCCTTCCAGCCGCCGTGTGAGCCCAACATTGTCGACGCGTCCCAGTCCGTGTGGGACGCGTTGGACATCACCGGTGACGATGTTGGCGACTACCCTATCACTTGGTCGGACGCATGA
- the LOC120656571 gene encoding putative ripening-related protein 2 — protein MTSTASLLVLALAGILLVTFPSLCAGTIAAHHLFAKCRPSGSLEGPSTGHICGECCKPGHVYPKYQCSPPVTRNTRAVMTLNNFEEGGDGGGPSECDNKYHLNTEHVVALSTGWYAKGKRCGKNIRISAKGRSVLAKVVDECDSLHGCDKPHAFQPPCEPNIVDASQSVWDALDITGDNVGDYPITWSDA, from the coding sequence ATGACTTCAACAGCCAGCCTCCTCGTGCTTGCTCTGGCAGGCATCCTGCTCGTCACCTTCCCAAGcctctgcgccggcaccatcgcaGCTCATCACCTCTTTGCCAAGTGCCGCCCGAGCGGCTCGTTGGAGGGGCCGAGCACGGGCCACATCTGCGGGGAGTGCTGCAAGCCCGGGCACGTCTACCCGAAGTACCAGTGCTCGCCACCGGTCACCAGAAACACCAGGGCCGTCATGACGCTCAACAACTTTGAGGAGGGTGGTGATGGCGGTGGCCCGTCGGAGTGCGATAACAAGTACCACCTGAACACAGAGCACGTGGTGGCGCTCTCCACGGGGTGGTATGCCAAGGGCAAGCGTTGCGGCAAGAACATACGGATCAGCGCCAAGGGTAGGTCCGTGCTCGCCAAGGTAGTGGACGAGTGTGACAGCCTGCACGGCTGCGACAAGCCACATGCCTTCCAGCCGCCGTGTGAGCCCAACATTGTCGACGCGTCCCAGTCCGTGTGGGACGCGTTGGACATCACCGGTGACAATGTTGGCGACTACCCTATCACTTGGTCGGACGCATGA
- the LOC120653652 gene encoding bcl-2-binding component 3, isoforms 3/4-like, which translates to MAQRQRTQPSTALAAAARPADPLRRRPSPAVRAPPPPPLRPPRSPPVARQPAAQGIAMEGAGGPDPAAEIAQCRLLVLALAPNAAAPEPGERGHRGGGSRGAEAGGGNRGGGPAERAARE; encoded by the coding sequence ATGGCACAACGGCAGCGCACgcagccctcgaccgcgctggccgccgccgcgcggcccgcGGACCCACTCCGACGCCGCCCGAGCCccgccgtgcgcgcgccgccgccgcctccgctccggccgccgcgctcccctCCGGTCGCCCGCCAGCCCGCCGCGCAGGGGATAGCGATGGAGGGAGCCGGAGGGCCCGATCCCGCCGCCGAGATAGCCCAATGCCGCCTGCTCGTCCTCGCCCTCGCgcccaacgccgccgcgcccgagccAGGGGAGAGAGGGCACAGAGGAGGCGGGAGTAGGGGagccgaggccggcggcggcaataGGGGAGGCGGGCCAGCGGAAAGGGCGGCGCGGGAGTAG
- the LOC120654166 gene encoding putative ripening-related protein 2 yields MTSTASLLVLALAGILLVTFPSLCAGTIAAHHLFAKCRPSGSLEGPSTGHICGECCKPGHVYPKYQCSPPVTRNTRAVMTLNNFEEGGDGGGPSECDNKYHLNTEHVVALSTGWYAKGKRCGKNIRISAKDRSVLAKVVDECDSLHGCDKPHAFQPPCEPNIVDASQSVWDALDITGDDVGDYPITWSDA; encoded by the coding sequence ATGACTTCAACAGCCAGCCTCCTCGTGCTTGCTCTGGCAGGCATCCTGCTCGTCACCTTCCCAAGcctctgcgccggcaccatcgcaGCTCATCACCTCTTTGCCAAGTGCCGCCCGAGCGGCTCGTTGGAGGGGCCGAGCACGGGCCACATCTGCGGGGAGTGCTGCAAGCCCGGGCACGTCTACCCGAAGTACCAGTGCTCGCCACCGGTCACCAGAAACACCAGGGCCGTCATGACGCTCAACAACTTTGAGGAGGGTGGTGATGGCGGTGGCCCGTCGGAGTGCGATAACAAGTACCACCTGAACACAGAGCACGTGGTGGCGCTCTCCACGGGGTGGTATGCCAAGGGCAAGCGTTGCGGCAAGAACATACGGATCAGCGCCAAGGATAGGTCCGTGCTCGCCAAGGTAGTGGACGAGTGTGACAGCCTGCACGGCTGCGACAAGCCACATGCCTTCCAGCCGCCATGTGAGCCCAACATTGTCGACGCGTCCCAGTCCGTGTGGGACGCGTTGGACATCACCGGTGACGATGTTGGCGACTACCCTATCACTTGGTCGGACGCATGA